In the genome of Pristis pectinata isolate sPriPec2 chromosome 10, sPriPec2.1.pri, whole genome shotgun sequence, one region contains:
- the brox gene encoding LOW QUALITY PROTEIN: BRO1 domain-containing protein BROX (The sequence of the model RefSeq protein was modified relative to this genomic sequence to represent the inferred CDS: inserted 1 base in 1 codon) has translation MTHWFHRNPLKATAPVSFNFYGVATNNAAAKICNDLRSTRMKLLELFTDVNCNMEMMKXAVDAYFSLLQGFITSLDGTTQENKLRFIQNFKWTDTLQGNVVSAQQDAIFDLVSMEFNIALWHTKYASRLAGKEDITVDEAKEVHRSLKTAAGIFKHVKENEVGRLVTAPEKGKDLESRVLDTYIVQCQAEAQEVTIARAIELKHNAGLIAALAYETANFYQKADHTLTTLDPSYAAKWRKYLQLKNCFYLAYAYCYHGQTLLASDKCGEAIRSLQEAEKYYSKAEILCKEYGQTKGPGSTAKPSEHLFFRKLGTYVRNTLEKCQRENGFIYFQKVPPEAPQLELKASYGLVEPQTFELPALGAVWNQELYAAFDITKGPKDDKAKVKEEEVKPVKEPDLKPQKDSGCSIS, from the exons TGACTTGAGAAGCACAAGGATGAAACTTCTGGAGTTATTTACAGATGTGAATTGTAACATGGAAATGATGA ATGCAGTAGATGCCTACTTTTCACTCTTACAAg GTTTCATAACATCACTGGATGGCACCACACAAGAAAACAAACTGCGTTTCATTCAGAACTTTAAATGGACTGACACCTTGCAGGGAAACGTAGTGAG TGCCCAGCAGGATGCCATCTTCGATCTCGTCTCAATGGAGTTTAACATCGCTCTCTGGCACACAAAGTATGCCTCCAGACTTGCTGGAAAGGAGGA TATAACAGTGGATGAAGCAAAAGAGGTGCACAGAAGTTTAAAGACTGCAGCTGGAATCTTCAAACATGTCAAG GAGAATGAAGTAGGCAGACTTGTGACAGCCCCTGAGAAAGGAAAGGACCTCGAATCGCGGGTTCTTGACACCTACATCGTTCAGTGTCAAGCGGAGGCTCAAGAAG TGACCATTGCAAGAGCCATTGAACTAAAGCACAACGCAGGTCTAATTGCAGCTCTGGCTTATGAAACAGCTAACTTCTACCAGAAGGCTG ATCACACCCTCACCACCTTGGATCCCAGCTACGCAGCAAAATGGAGGAAGTACCTACAGCTCAAAAACTGCTTCTACCTGGCTTAT GCATACTGCTACCATGGCCAGACCCTACTGGCCAGTGACAAATGCGGGGAAGCTATCCGATCTCTACAAGAAGCGGAGAAGT ACTACTCCAAGGCGGAGATCTTGTGCAAGGAGTACGGGCAGACAAAGGGGCCGGGATCCACCGCCAAACCATCCGAACACTTGTTCTTCAGGAAGCTGGGAACGTACGTCAGGAACACCCTGGAAAAGTgtcagagagagaatgggttCAT CTATTTCCAGAAAGTTCCACCAGAGGCTCCACAGCTGGAGCTGAAGGCAAGCTACGGTCTGGTGGAACCTCAGACGTTTGAGCTCCCGGCACTGGGAGCTGTGTGGAACCAGGAATTGTACGCTGCATTTGACATCACCAAAGGCCCCAAGGATGACAAG GCCAAGGTGAAGGAGGAAGAGGTGAAGCCGGTGAAGGAGCCAGACCTGAAACCCCAGAAGGACAGCGGCTGCTCGATTTCATAA